The Streptomyces sp. NBC_01439 genome contains the following window.
CCCCTACCTCTACCCCGACCTCTTCAAGGAACACGAACTGCGGCCCCCGAAGGGCATCCTGCTCTACGGCCCGCCCGGCTGCGGCAAGACGCTCATCGCCAAGGCCGTCGCCAACTCCCTTGCCAAGAAGGTCGCCGAGGTGACCGGCCAGCCCGCCGGGAAGTCCTACTTCCTGAACATCAAGGGCCCCGAACTCCTCAACAAGTACGTCGGCGAGACCGAGCGCCACATCCGCCTCGTCTTCCAACGTGCACGTGAGAAGGCCAGCGAGGGCACCCCCGTCATCGTCTTCTTCGACGAGATGGAATCCCTCTTCCGCACCCGCGGATCCGGAGTCAGCTCGGACGTGGAGAACACCATCGTCCCCCAGCTGCTCGCCGAGATCGACGGCGTGGAAGGCCTGGAGAACGTCATCGTCATCGGCGCCTCCAACCGCGAAGACATGATCGACCCGGCCATCCTGCGCCCCGGCCGCCTCGACGTGAAGATCAAGATCGAGCGCCCGGACGCCGAGGCCGCGAAGGACATCTTCGCCAAGTACCTCAAGGCCTCGCTGCCCCTGCACACGGACGACCTGTCCGAACACCAGGGCTCCTCGGCCGGCACCGTCCACAGCATGATCCAGACCGTCGTCGAGCAGATGTACGCCGAAACCGAGGAGAACCGCTTCCTCGAGGTCACGTACGCCAACGGCGACAAGGAAGTCCTCTACTTCAAGGACTTCAACTCCGGCGCGATGATCCAGAACATCGTCGACCGGGCCAAGAAGATGGCGATCAAGGCCTTCCTCGAACACAACCAGAAGGGCCTGCGGGTCTCCCACCTGCTCCAAGCCTGCGTGGACGAGTTCAAGGAGAACGAGGACCTGCCCAACACCACCAACCCGGACGACTGGGCCCGCATCTCCGGAAAGAAGGGCGAACGGATCGTATTCATCCGCACCCTCGTCACCGGAAAGCAAGGCGCGGACACCGGACGCTCCATCGACACGGTGGCAAACACCGGTCAGTACCTCTGACAAAGCGGGGCGGCTGCGGATGCCCACCCCGGGCATCCGCAGCCGACTGCTTTACCCCACCCCATTACCGGCCTCTTTTCAGCCGGTGACGAGGCCGATCCAATGACGGAAATGATCTCCCCACGAGCGCGCAGTGGTTCTAGGCTCTTCCGTACCGCCGGCCGCGCAGTGCGGGGACGGGCACCGCACAGGCACACGCACCGGAGCACCAGCGGTACTTGAGCGCCGCTCCCGAAAGGGGAGCGCCGCCGGGCAAGGAGGGCCGCATGACCGTACGGCGAGTAATGGGGATCGAGACGGAGTACGGGATCTCCGTCCCGGGGCACCCGAACGCCAATGCCATGCTCACCTCGTCCCAGATCGTCAACGCCTACGCGGCGGCGATGCACCGGGCGCGACGCGCCCGCTGGGACTTCGAGGAGGAGAATCCGCTGCGGGACGCCCGCGGCTTCGACCTCGCCCGCGAGGCCGCCGACAACAGCCAGCTGACCGACGAGGACATCGGCCTCGCCAACGTCATCCTCACGAACGGCGCACGGCTCTACGTCGACCACGCGCACCCCGAATACAGCTCGCCCGAGATCACCAACCCGCTCGACGCCGTCCTCTGGGACAAGGCCGGCGAACGGATCATGGCCGAAGCGGCCGTCCGCGCCGCCCAGCTCCCCGGCGCCCAACCGATCCACCTCTACAAGAACAACACCGACAACAAGGGCGCCTCCTACGGCACGCACGAGAACTACCTGATGAAGCGGGAAACCCCCTTCTCGGAGATCGTGCGCCACCTGACCCCCTTCTTCGTCTCGCGACAGGTCGTGACCGGCGCGGGACGCGTGGGCATCGGCCAGGACGGCCGCGACCACGGCTTCCAGATCAGCCAGCGCGCCGACTACTTCGAGGTCGAGGTCGGCCTGGAGACCACCCTCAAGCGCCCCATCATCAACACCCGCGACGAACCCCACTCGGACGCCGAGAAGTACCGCCGACTCCACGTGATCATCGGAGACGCCAACCTCTCCGAGATCTCCACCTACCTCAAACTCGGCACGACCGCACTTGTCCTGTCCATGATCGAGGACGGGTTCATCAACGTCGACCTGGCCGTCGACCAGCCCGTACGCACCCTGCACCAGGTCTCCCACGACCCCGACCTCCAGCACCTGATCACGCTGCGCAGCGGCCGGACACTGACCGCGGTGCAACTCCAGATGGAGTACTTCGAGCTGGCGCGGAAGTACGTGGACGAACGTTTCGGGTCGGACGCGGACGAGCAGACCAAGGATGTGCTGGGCCGCTGGGAGGACGTGCTGGGCCGGCTGGAGAGCGACCCGATGAGCCTGTCGGGGGAGCTGGACTGGATCGCCAAGCGGGAGATCCTCGAGGGCTACCGGCGCCGGGACGGGCTGGACTGGGACGCGGCGCGGCTGCACCTGGTGGACCTCCAGTACTCGGACGTACGGCCCGAGAAGGGTCTGTACAACCGCCTGGTGGCCCGCGGCAAGATGAAGCGCCTGGTGGAAGAGCCGGCGGTGGAGCGGGCTCAGAGCAAGCCCCCGGAGGACACCCGGGCCTACTTCCGCGGCCGCTGCCTGGAGCAGTACGCGGACGACGTGGCCGCGGCGTCCTGGGACTCGGTGATCTTCGACCTCCCCGGCCGGGACTCGCTCCAGCGGGTCCCGACGCTGGAACCCCTGCGGGGGACCCGCAACCACGTCAAGGAGCTCCTGGACCGCTGCCGCACGGCGGAGGACCTGGTGCGGGTGCTTTCGGGGCAGTGAGCGGTGCATGGGGGGCCTGAAAGGCCTCCGGTCTGGGAATCATGAAGAGAACCGGACGTTGTACTGCGAGCTTTTGAACAAGTGCGGGGACGAATGTCAGACCCTCCCTATAGGGTCCGACGTAGGGTCTGATCTTGAGAGATCCCGAATCCCGGGGTCTCTCGACATGAGCGTGCGAACCGAGCGGGGTGAGGTAGACATGGCGACCAAGGACACCGGCGGCGGACA
Protein-coding sequences here:
- the arc gene encoding proteasome ATPase, with product MAAHDDDINRGIRPARGSEDPAGQVAYLEQEIAVLRRKLADSPRHTRILEERIVELQTNLAGVSAQNERLANTLREARDQIVALKEEVDRLAQPPAGFGVFLQANEDGTVDIFTGGRKLRVNVSPSVDPEDLRRGQEVMLNEALNVVEAMEFERAGDIVTLKEILEDGERALVVGHTDEERVVRLAEPLLDITIRPGDALLLEPRSGYVYEVVPKSEVEELVLEEVPDIDYDKIGGLGDQIELIRDAVELPYLYPDLFKEHELRPPKGILLYGPPGCGKTLIAKAVANSLAKKVAEVTGQPAGKSYFLNIKGPELLNKYVGETERHIRLVFQRAREKASEGTPVIVFFDEMESLFRTRGSGVSSDVENTIVPQLLAEIDGVEGLENVIVIGASNREDMIDPAILRPGRLDVKIKIERPDAEAAKDIFAKYLKASLPLHTDDLSEHQGSSAGTVHSMIQTVVEQMYAETEENRFLEVTYANGDKEVLYFKDFNSGAMIQNIVDRAKKMAIKAFLEHNQKGLRVSHLLQACVDEFKENEDLPNTTNPDDWARISGKKGERIVFIRTLVTGKQGADTGRSIDTVANTGQYL
- the dop gene encoding depupylase/deamidase Dop, coding for MTVRRVMGIETEYGISVPGHPNANAMLTSSQIVNAYAAAMHRARRARWDFEEENPLRDARGFDLAREAADNSQLTDEDIGLANVILTNGARLYVDHAHPEYSSPEITNPLDAVLWDKAGERIMAEAAVRAAQLPGAQPIHLYKNNTDNKGASYGTHENYLMKRETPFSEIVRHLTPFFVSRQVVTGAGRVGIGQDGRDHGFQISQRADYFEVEVGLETTLKRPIINTRDEPHSDAEKYRRLHVIIGDANLSEISTYLKLGTTALVLSMIEDGFINVDLAVDQPVRTLHQVSHDPDLQHLITLRSGRTLTAVQLQMEYFELARKYVDERFGSDADEQTKDVLGRWEDVLGRLESDPMSLSGELDWIAKREILEGYRRRDGLDWDAARLHLVDLQYSDVRPEKGLYNRLVARGKMKRLVEEPAVERAQSKPPEDTRAYFRGRCLEQYADDVAAASWDSVIFDLPGRDSLQRVPTLEPLRGTRNHVKELLDRCRTAEDLVRVLSGQ